A region of Lycium barbarum isolate Lr01 chromosome 3, ASM1917538v2, whole genome shotgun sequence DNA encodes the following proteins:
- the LOC132630519 gene encoding uncharacterized protein LOC132630519 produces the protein MTNNHKGWHEQLPYALLGYRTTARTSTRATSYLLVYGTETVIPAEVEIPSLRIIQEAELDNIKWVQAWYEQLSLIDKKRIAAVCHSQLYRQRMARSFNKRVRTRLFQIGQMVLKRIFPHQDEYKGKFAPNWQGPYVVRKVLSGGAVILAEMDGQEWPKSINSDAIKCYYA, from the coding sequence atgactaataatcaTAAAGGTTGGCACGAGCAATTGCCTTATGCTTTATTGGGATACCGTACTACAGCCAGAACTTCAACCAGAGCAACTTCATACTTGCTGGTCTATGGAACTGAAACAGTCATACCTGCTGAAGTTGAGATACCTTCCCTAAGGATCATCCAAGAAGCAGAATTGGACAATATTAAATGGGTCCAGGCTTGGTATGAGCAGTTGTCTTTAATTGATAAGAAAAGGATAGCTGCGGTATGTCACAGTCAATTGTACCGACAAAGAATGGCAAGATCTTTCAACAAGCGAGTCAGAACCAGACTTTTTCAGATCGGGCAAATGGTGCTCAAAAGGATTTTTCCacatcaagatgaatacaaagggaaattTGCTCCCAACTGGCAAGGTCCTTATGTGGTTCGCAAAGTACTCTCCGGAGGCGCAGTAATATTGGCAgaaatggacggacaagagtggccaaAGTCCATCAACTCAGATGCAATTAAGTGCTACTATGCATAA